The Deinococcus puniceus genome segment TATGTCTTGACCATAATCACATTCTGTTATAAACTAAATGTATGAAGCTGAGCGATGTTCAGAAACGACTCCAAGCCCCGTTTCCCGCTCATGTGGTGGCGTGGAAACCTCAGGCCTTTACCAAAGACCGCACCCGCGCCCTGATGCTCGCCCACGTGGACGCCCGCGCCGTACAAGACCGCCTCGACGCCATCTGCCCCGATGGGTGGACATTTGAAATCGAAGTCATCGCCGGGGCCGCCCGCCCCACCGTGAAGGGCCGCCTGACCGTGTTGGGCGTCATTCGTGAGGACATCGGAGAGGCCCCGGAAGGCGACCTCGGCACGCTGAAGGCCGCCAGCAGCGACGCCCTGAAGCGCTGCGCCGTGCACTTCGGCATTGGCCGTTACCTGTACGACCTGCCCAAAGTCTGGGCCGACTGGAACGACGCGAGGCGCGAACCCGTGACCCCGCCCGAACTGCCCGAATGGGCACGCCCTGACCACGAACGCAGCCCCGGCGGAGCGCACTTGGTGCAGGCGATGGAGCAACTGCGCTACGAGTTGCCCGAAGACCTCGACCTTCAGCGCGAAGTGTATAAGCACCTGAAAGCCGCGCTGGGCAGCATTCACCCCGGTCAGGGCACCGGACAGGCCGCGTGAACCTGCCTCCCACGCCCCGCCAGACCGGACTGGTCATGCTGGCCGTGCTGGGTCTGATGCTGCTGGGCGGCGCGATTGCCCGGATGCTGTAACAGTCGGAAGAAAAATAGCCCCGCTTGCCGTGTATTCGGTGGGCGGGTTTTTTTATTAGCTCTGGTACTTCAACACTCTGATGATTCCCCCAAAGCTGATGAACCCATTTTTTTCGTCTGGCAGGAAGCGGAGCAACTCTCGGTCAAGCCACTCGGCAATCTGTTCTGATGCTTCCCGGCCTTCGTCGCTAGCAGCAATCGTGTTGCTCTGGGTCAGGAGATAGGACACGAGTTGGGTGCGGTTCATTGGCAAGTCGTGTTTGAACTCTTCTTCCCAAAAACTGAAGCCCTCTGCTGTGGCCTGCGCTTCATCCAAGGTGTAGGGCCAGCGTGCCGGGGCAGGATAACGGGTGTTGTAGTGCTGTTTTACCCACAGATTGAACAACGGTTCTCCTGTCGAGTGTCCCAGAAAAAACATGTCGTACACGCACAGGACGCCGCCGCGTCTCAGGATACGGCGGGCCTCTGCAAAGAAAGCGGGACGGTCAAACCAGTGGATGCCCTGCGCCACTGTGATGACATCCACGCTGTTTGCGTCGAGCGGCAATTCCTCGGCGGGAGCCTGTGCATACTTGATCCGTGCATGCTCGGCGGCCTCGGCCAGCATGGATGACGACAGGTCAAAGGCCCAGACTTGATTCACTACCTCTGCCAAAGCCACGCTGGATAAGCCCGTGCCGCAGGCGATATCCGCTCCGACTCCGCCTTTTCCCCGTGCCTCTTCACTCAGCCAAGGAGTTAGCCGCTCCATAAACAGCGGGTGGAGGTAAGGCCGTCCAGCCGCGTACCGTTTGGCTCCATCAGCACTTTGAAAGGGATTTTGGATCACTGCAACAGCATAAGCATTGGCAAAGCCTAGTTTTTGAGAGGAACAAAGGAATGGATTTTGCTGTCCAACTTCTCCAGCACAAACAGCGTATGCGCCACCCGCACGCCGTAATGCGAAATCCAGCCCTCCTCGTGCTGCACGCTGAGGCCGCATTCG includes the following:
- the ddrA gene encoding single-stranded DNA-binding protein DdrA; its protein translation is MKLSDVQKRLQAPFPAHVVAWKPQAFTKDRTRALMLAHVDARAVQDRLDAICPDGWTFEIEVIAGAARPTVKGRLTVLGVIREDIGEAPEGDLGTLKAASSDALKRCAVHFGIGRYLYDLPKVWADWNDARREPVTPPELPEWARPDHERSPGGAHLVQAMEQLRYELPEDLDLQREVYKHLKAALGSIHPGQGTGQAA
- a CDS encoding class I SAM-dependent methyltransferase yields the protein MIQNPFQSADGAKRYAAGRPYLHPLFMERLTPWLSEEARGKGGVGADIACGTGLSSVALAEVVNQVWAFDLSSSMLAEAAEHARIKYAQAPAEELPLDANSVDVITVAQGIHWFDRPAFFAEARRILRRGGVLCVYDMFFLGHSTGEPLFNLWVKQHYNTRYPAPARWPYTLDEAQATAEGFSFWEEEFKHDLPMNRTQLVSYLLTQSNTIAASDEGREASEQIAEWLDRELLRFLPDEKNGFISFGGIIRVLKYQS